In a single window of the Elaeis guineensis isolate ETL-2024a chromosome 8, EG11, whole genome shotgun sequence genome:
- the LOC105050634 gene encoding LOW QUALITY PROTEIN: protein phosphatase 1 regulatory inhibitor subunit PPP1R8 homolog (The sequence of the model RefSeq protein was modified relative to this genomic sequence to represent the inferred CDS: inserted 1 base in 1 codon; substituted 3 bases at 3 genomic stop codons) — protein MYRGGLDIFKMAQSLEPFSVNLNSASKTTLAPKAANPQVQSLQLQNPRITHTQHQQHVLSKPTXPEAAVPAPQATQVGGVQSILQPPDWAIEPRPGVYYLKMLKNTEVNDKINLDKXRHMFGRQFATCDLVLDHQSVSCQHAAIVPHKHGSIYVISLGSVHGTFVANERLINDNPVELEVGRSMLFAASTRRYILRKNTAALFPNPALPAEINLPSPPDPSDEDAVVAYNTVLTRYGCISQLDLSSKSQKSSGSMSSRTDDHHLSGRSTKRIRKARVAFKDQVGVGGDVEIEPSPIGVKEGSLVGKYESLLQITVIPKGKEQVCPREDRTSPKGVTDKLQXVLNKXKSTTESGIYDDLYGYSFSGKVGSSWAYKPDRQAGSTKSIEEKPLSSASEKNNVSSADDSNDLFGNH, from the exons ATGTATAGAGGGGGTCTCGATATATTTAAGATGGCCCAATCTTTGGAGCCGTTCTCGGTTAACCTCAATTCAGCATCCAAAACTACTTTGGCTCCTAAAGCAGCCAACCCTCAGGTCCAGTCACTGCAGCTGCAAAATCCTCGCATAACCCATACTCAGCATCAACAGCATGTCCTGTCGAAACCTACGTGACCTGAAGCAGCAGTTCCAGCTCCACAGGCCACTCAGGTTGGTGGGGTGCAATCTATCTTGCAGCCTCCAGATTGGGCTATAGAACCCCGTCCTGGGGTTTACTATCTCAAGATGTTGAAGAATACAGAGGTCAATGATAAGATCAATCTAGATAAGTAGCGGCATATGTTTGGAAGGCAGTTTGCAACATGTGATTTGGTGCTAGATCACCAGTCTGTATCATGCCAACATGCAGCAATAGTTCCCCACAAGCATGGAAG CATCTATGTGATCAGTTTGGGTTCAGTTCATGGTACATTTGTTGCCAATGAGAGACTGATTAATGACAATCCAGTTGAGCTTGAAGTTGGACGGTCGATGCTGTTTGCTGCATCAACCAGAAGGTACATCTTAAGAAAGAATACAGCTGCTCTTTTTCCAAACCCAGCACTTCCTGCGGAAATTAATCTACCTTCCCCTCCAGACCCTTCTGATGAAGATGCTGTGGTAGCATATAATACAGTACTCACCCGTTATGGTTGTATTAGTCAGTTGGACCTCTCATCCAAGTCTCAAAAATCATCAGGCAGTATGTCAAGTAGAACTGATGACCACCATTTGTCAGGAAGGTCTACCAAAAGAATTAGGAAAGCAAGAGTGGCATTTAAAGATCAGGTCGGGGTGGGGGGGGATGTTGAGATTGAACCTAGCCCTATTGGTGTAAAAGAAGGCAGTCTTGTTGGGAAATATGAATCTCTTTTACAGATTACAGTTATACCAAAAGGAAAGGAGCAGGTCTGTCCAAGGGAAGACAGAACTTCTCCCAAGGGTGTTACTGATAAGCTACAATAGGTCTTGAACA TCAAAAGCACTACAGAAAGTGGGATCTATGATGATCTATATGGGTATTCCTTTTCTGGAAAGGTGGGCTCATCCTGGGCATACAAGCCAGATAGGCAGGCGGGTAGCACAAAAAGCATTGAAGAAAAGCCTCTTAGTTCTGCCAGTGAGAAAAACAACGTTAGTTCAGCAGATGACAGCAATGATCTCTTTGGTAATCactga